The nucleotide window AATGCTCGGCATCGATAGCGACTTAGGACAACATGGCCGCCCCGTGACTGTCCTAGGCCGGCTGCGGCAACTATTCTAGGTCCCGGCCAAATTACAATCACGTTGCGGCTCCGTCACTGCAATCATGTACTGCATCGGATTGCGCAATGGCGACAAGAGATTGTCACTCTGCAGCTCCGTTCTCCTTTCcccaggctgctgctgcccaatACCTCATCATGTATCATTCTTCGTCAGACTCGGCCACAAAGCGCACGCGTCTAGCCGGTCGCGATACGAGTGCCAATTTCTCGTCTGTCCCAATCGCCGCGTCTTGTCCAGGCCCTACATCATGATCTCTCTTCGTTCCAATAACTACCACAGGACTCCTCGGCGGATCTCGGTCGTTAGTCCTCCGCGTCGGGCTTTCCACCGACATCAAACCATCGTCAGGATGGACCGACTTGCCGAACCCACGGCCGAATACGTGCTGTGCGGGCTGAAGAGGAGTCATTTGAGACTCGTTGCTGCCGTCGGTCTTGGGCAAGCCCACGATCGTGGCGTTCTTGATCCAGTTGTAGATGTCTTGAACGTCCAAGATCGACTTGACTCGGCGGTGTTCGGCTTGTGTCATGTGCTTCTTCCGCTCCAGGATGACCTCGTCTATGCTGTTCTTTAACACGAGCGTTTCCACCGACACCGGTTTCTGCTGGCTGATCCGGCGAACACGGCCGATGGCCTGTGCTTCCACTTGCGGGTTGAGAACGGGATTGATGAAGTAGATCCTCGACGCCTCACGCATGTCAAGCCCAAACGCCGCCTGCGACAGGTCCATGAGTAGTACCCTTTGGTTTTGTTAGTCTAGCGAAGCGGAGTGTCCAGCACAAGGCGGCTGTTCCTACCTAAAGCGCGAGTTGCGGTGAAAAGTGTCCACGTATTGGGCCCGTCTCTGTGTGCTGAGCCCCTTTGCATAGATCAGGTGCTGAATTTGCAACTGTCCCAAGTTAGACGGTCTTCGTTTCGCTGGGAAAACGGGCACTCACCACATCGAGCATGCTTGCCAGGTACCAGGCAACGTTCTCGTTGTCGTAGAAAATGATCATCTTCTCTCGCTCCTGATGCTCCGTGATAGAGTCGATCAAATATGAGAGCTTCGCAGAGACTGTAGACGTGATTGCGGTTGACTGCAGTGGCGCAGGCATCTTCTCTACATCGATGTCGTCCTTTGGCTTCGTCACACCAACACCGCGCGGGCGTGACTTGCGTGGACTGTCGACACCAAGCTTTGTGTTCCCAGCGAGGGTCTCGGACtctctcttcgtcttcccCTGGTCGCTTCGCTCCGTGTCTGACGACTGTGTAGGGAGCattttctctctttctttcaTTCCTTCTTGGACCAGGCCGCCGTTGAGAAGAGAGTTGAGTTTCTCGGGCTCTGTGACGGAATGGTACAACAGCTTTTGAAGCGACTGAAGAAGGCTTGACGAAGTGCACACTGAATCACCGTCTTCACCATCCAACGACCATGCTTGCCCCGCCCTTGCAGGAAAGTCCAGAACGCACACGGGCATTTCGTGGAACTGGTTGCTGAGCCCTCTCAGCTTGTTCTTGACGGCCAGGTGGCCTAAAGCAATGGCCTCGCGGAGCATTGACTCATCTTCGTGACTTACCGGTACCTTCTTCTCCCCCAGGAAGTCTTCAGCCGTTTGCACGGCCTTGGCAATCTCATCGGACGTGAAGAACGACCCACCAAAGAAGCTCGTCTGCTTGAGGTTGTGGACAATCTGCAGCAGACTCTTGCGCTGCCGGGGATGGAAAAAGTAGTCCATGTCCGTCCTTTGTGATTGCACGGAGTTGAAAATAATCATCATTGCAAAAACATTCAGGGATAACTTGTCTTGGTAAGAGCCATCGAGCACAACGATTTTCTCGTCgaccggcggcagcatgtCTTGCAGTTGTTCGATGGGGTGGCGTATGATGAGGGAGTTGAGTGTTGACTTGAGGCAGTCCCAGCGCCCGTAGCTGCGAGGATTGTGCCTTGGGAGCAACAGATACGTGTCCCAGTCCGATGGTGTGTCCTCCCCTTCCTGGATGGTGTTGGCCCATGGTCGCGCCTTGAGGTATAGGGAAGAAATCGATCCCAGTCTCTGTAGGTCTTTCTTTTCCATTTCCGTAGCGGAATTGTTTTCTTTTCCGCTCGCATGCGACATCTCATCGCTGATGCCTGCGTGATCTGTTCCTTGGCGAGACTCGTCAACACCAAACAGACCCTGTGACGGAGTGCCCGTTACAATCCAGCGTGACGAAAAGATCATTGAGTCCAGTCCAATCAGCAGGTTGCTTCTATGCCCAATCCTAGAATTTCCAAGCTTGTGTCCCTCATCCACAATGCAGCGCTTGAAGTGGACAGAAGAAAGGCTTTCGTCGATAACCCCCTCAGTCTTGACGATCTGCTCAAACTTGCTTTGGGAGAAGAGCACAATGTCGTATTCGAGGAACTGTCTGGGCTTGGGCATTGGAGACGAATTTTCCAACACCAGTACCTCGAGCCCATGAGTGTGCGTCGCAATTTCTTGTCTCCATTGAATGAGCAGGTTGCCGGGGACAACAATGACGGTTGCCGAGCTGAGGTAAATTTTCTTGGGCTGCGTAGGAGTCTCCCGACGAACTCCGCGTCGCACATCCGGTGGAAGCCGCAAGTAGTACCCAGGGTTGCGCTGAAGCGCGGCGGTGCAGCGCGCAAAATCCATATCTCTCGAATTCTGGAAGAATGGTTTCCAAGGAGCAGCGTGTCGGGTGGCCGAGGAAGCGGCCATGTCTGCGAGGGAGGCCACTTTTCGACGCACGGGTGGAGGGCCGCCTTGATACAGCTCCGGGCATTTCGTCGGTAGATCCTTGCTGGCCAATATCAGAGACAAGCAGATGAGAGTCTTGCCTGAACCCATTTCTTCAGCTAGAATACCGCCACGGACTCCGTCGTAAACCCGCGGCTCGGATAGGATTGTGCCTGCAACAGGGTCGATGTACCAATGAGAGCCATCGTCTCTTGCCACCGAAACTAGGCGAGGGTCCGTGACCTTTTCCGGTGCCTCCTCCTTTTGCAGCATAAGAGCAGCAGATCTCCGTTGGTGGAAGTGAAGTGGTGTTTTCAAGCCCCAGACTGAGCTCTCCAACAGGTTGTGCATGGCATCTTGCACATGAGGCCCAGCTGCCTTGCTCACGTTCGGATCTGGCGGGGGGATACAGTTGAACACTTGAAGCAGCGACACTGCTTCTCCCTTGTGTTCTTGACCAAGCTCTGAGAGTGAAATGTGATTCGCCTCCGAGTTGGGTCGCTGAGTTTTCCATGCTTCTGGTGAAAAGTCCAGCCCGCGCAACACTGCCTGCCTGGAGCGGATCAGGCCGGGGATGGATCGGTCCACATCTATTCGATAGACGTTATCTGGCAACAAATGTACGCGAATGACGGCGCCGATCGCACCGACATCGCACACCTGGATCTCTAGGCGAGCCCACCGTgcgtggaggaggcgtgCAAGATGCCTCAATCGTGGCACCTCGAGCAAGCGCTTCTGAACAGGGCGAGGTAACCGAAGATGGTGGCCATTGGTGTCAAGCTGGTGCGTCTCTGCTCCGTCCTCGCTAAA belongs to Purpureocillium takamizusanense chromosome 1, complete sequence and includes:
- a CDS encoding uncharacterized protein (EggNog:ENOG503NWA8~COG:L); the protein is MTVTNGRATGVKVVTPLDPARYIPVGRMSVPKIELHVLGETWLPQSPHSWWMFSEDGAETHQLDTNGHHLRLPRPVQKRLLEVPRLRHLARLLHARWARLEIQVCDVGAIGAVIRVHLLPDNVYRIDVDRSIPGLIRSRQAVLRGLDFSPEAWKTQRPNSEANHISLSELGQEHKGEAVSLLQVFNCIPPPDPNVSKAAGPHVQDAMHNLLESSVWGLKTPLHFHQRRSAALMLQKEEAPEKVTDPRLVSVARDDGSHWYIDPVAGTILSEPRVYDGVRGGILAEEMGSGKTLICLSLILASKDLPTKCPELYQGGPPPVRRKVASLADMAASSATRHAAPWKPFFQNSRDMDFARCTAALQRNPGYYLRLPPDVRRGVRRETPTQPKKIYLSSATVIVVPGNLLIQWRQEIATHTHGLEVLVLENSSPMPKPRQFLEYDIVLFSQSKFEQIVKTEGVIDESLSSVHFKRCIVDEGHKLGNSRIGHRSNLLIGLDSMIFSSRWIVTGTPSQGLFGVDESRQGTDHAGISDEMSHASGKENNSATEMEKKDLQRLGSISSLYLKARPWANTIQEGEDTPSDWDTYLLLPRHNPRSYGRWDCLKSTLNSLIIRHPIEQLQDMLPPVDEKIVVLDGSYQDKLSLNVFAMMIIFNSVQSQRTDMDYFFHPRQRKSLLQIVHNLKQTSFFGGSFFTSDEIAKAVQTAEDFLGEKKVPVSHEDESMLREAIALGHLAVKNKLRGLSNQFHEMPVCVLDFPARAGQAWSLDGEDGDSVCTSSSLLQSLQKLLYHSVTEPEKLNSLLNGGLVQEGMKEREKMLPTQSSDTERSDQGKTKRESETLAGNTKLGVDSPRKSRPRGVGVTKPKDDIDVEKMPAPLQSTAITSTVSAKLSYLIDSITEHQEREKMIIFYDNENVAWYLASMLDVLQIQHLIYAKGLSTQRRAQYVDTFHRNSRFRVLLMDLSQAAFGLDMREASRIYFINPVLNPQVEAQAIGRVRRISQQKPVSVETLVLKNSIDEVILERKKHMTQAEHRRVKSILDVQDIYNWIKNATIVGLPKTDGSNESQMTPLQPAQHVFGRGFGKSVHPDDGLMSVESPTRRTNDRDPPRSPVVVIGTKRDHDVGPGQDAAIGTDEKLALVSRPARRVRFVAESDEE